From Odontesthes bonariensis isolate fOdoBon6 chromosome 21, fOdoBon6.hap1, whole genome shotgun sequence, a single genomic window includes:
- the ddx47 gene encoding putative ATP-dependent RNA helicase DDX47, with amino-acid sequence MADDKLESVKQNTDETIEDSSSDDDKLVISGENEEAVKTFKDLGVTEVLCEACDQLGWKSPTKIQVEAIPVALQGKDVIGLAETGSGKTGAFALPILQSLLSSPQRLHTLVLTPTRELAFQISEQFEALGSSIGVKCAVIVGGIDMMSQSLVLAKKPHIVIATPGRLIDHMENTKGFSLRALKFLVMDEADRILNMDFETEVDKILKVIPRERRTFLFSATMTKKVQKLQRAALKDPVKCAVSTKYSTVEKLQQYYIFIPSKYKDCYLVSILNELAGNSFIIFCSTCNNAQRVALLLRNLGITAIPLHGQMSQNKRLGSLNKFKSKSRSVLLATDVASRGLDIPHVDCVINYDIPTHSKDYIHRVGRTARAGRSGKSITFVTQYDVELFQRIETLIGKKLPAFPTQEEEVMMLVERVSEAQRFARLEMKEQGEKRKRPKRGDGDEDDTEQASGVRKKVRGGGGGGGGGMKRGGAAWRGGR; translated from the exons ATGGCGGACGACAAACTGGAGAGCGTGAAGCAAAACACGGATGAAACTATCGAAGATTCTAGTAGCGATGACGACAAACTGGTTATTAGCGGAGAAAATGAGGAGGCAGTGAAGACCTTTAAGGATTTG GGCGTTACTGAGGTGCTGTGTGAGGCTTGTGATCAGCTGGGATGGAAGAGTCCGACAAAGATTCAGGTAGAAGCCATACCAGTCGCCTTGCAAG GGAAGGATGTCATCGGCCTGGCAGAGACTGGTTCTGGAAAGACAGGCGCGTTCGCTCTGCCCATCCTCCAGTCACTGTTGTCTTCACCGCAGAGGCTTCACACGCTCGTTCTCACGCCCACCAGAGAGTTGGCGTTTCAGATCTCCGAGCAGTTCGAGGCCCTGGGCTCCAGCATCGGCGTTAAGTGTG CCGTGATTGTCGGTGGAATCGATATGATGTCCCAGTCCTTGGTGTTGGCTAAAAAACCACATATTGTCATAG CCACCCCTGGTCGGTTGATAGATCACATGGAGAACACGAAGGGCTTCTCCCTCCGAGCTCTGAAGTTCCTGGTCATGGACGAAGCGGACAGAATCCTCAACATGGACTTTGAGACTGAG gtgGATAAAATCTTGAAGGTGATTCCCAGAGAACGACGCACCTTCTTGTTCTCTGCCACCATGACCAAAAAG GTCCAAAAGCTGCAGAGAGCCGCTTTGAAAGATCCTGTGAAGTGTGCAGTGTCGACCAAATACTCCACAGTGGAAAAGCTGCAGCAGTATTACATCTTCATCCCCTCTAAGTACAAG GACTGTTACCTCGTGTCGATCCTCAACGAGCTGGCCGGCAACTCATTCATCATCTTCTGCAGCACGTGTAACAACGCCCAGCGGGTGGCGCTGTTGTTGAGGAACCTCGGCATCACCGCGATCCCTCTGCATGGACAGATGAGTCAG AATAAACGTCTCGGCTCTCTGAACAAGTTCAAGTCCAAGTCTCGGTCTGTGCTGCTGGCAACGGATGTGGCATCCAGAGGACTGGACATCCCTCATGTGGACTGCGTCATCAACTATGACATCCCCACTCACTCAAAG GACTACATCCACAGAGTGGGCCGCACAGCCAGAGCAGGGCGGTCTGGGAAATCCATCACTTTTGTCACACA GTATGACGTGGAACTCTTCCAGCGGATCGAAACCTTAATTGGGAAGAAACTTCCAGCTTTTCCCACCCAGGAAGAGGAGGTGATGATGCTGGTGGAGAGGGTGAGCGAGGCTCAGAGATTCGCCCGTCTG GAAATGAAGGAACAAGGCGAGAAAAGGAAGAGGCCAAAAAGAGGAGACGGGGACGAGGATGACACAGAGCAAGCAAGTGGAGTGAGGAAGAAAGttaggggaggaggaggaggaggaggaggagggatgaAGAGGGGAGGAGCAGCCTGGAGGGGAGGACGCTGA